One Rosa chinensis cultivar Old Blush chromosome 5, RchiOBHm-V2, whole genome shotgun sequence genomic region harbors:
- the LOC112165345 gene encoding uncharacterized protein LOC112165345, with product MASSITQISLYLLLLTLFSETQLSQSLRDLKPNPNRPSTSLQSITDVHDLLPKYGLPRGLLPDNVRSYTLSDDGTFEIHLENPCYVHFDQLVYYNKNIKGKLSFGSVSDVSGIQAKKLFIWVTVTGMHMEQGSDSVEFYVGALSEKLPAKQFEDIPVCKSKACRGGASVESM from the exons ATGGCCTCATCCATCACCCAAATCTCTCTCTACCTTCTACTCCTAACCCTCTTCTCAGAAACCCAATTATCTCAATCCCTCAGAGACCTCAAACCCAACCCCAACCGTCCATCCACCTCGCTCCAATCAATCACAGACGTCCATGACCTCCTCCCCAAGTACGGCCTCCCAAGGGGACTGTTACCCGACAACGTAAGATCCTACACTCTCTCCGACGATGGAACCTTCGAGATCCATCTCGAAAACCCATGTTATGTTCACTTTGATCAGTTGGTGTACTACAACAAGAACATCAAAGGGAAGCTGAGTTTTGGCTCTGTTTCCGATGTGTCGGGGATCCAAGCCAAGAAGCTATTTATTTGGGTTACCGTGACGGGGATGCATATGGAACAAGGGTCTGATTCAGTTGAGTTTTACGTTGGGGCTCTGTCCGAGAAATTGCCTGCTAAACAGTTCGAGGATATTCCTGTATGTAAGAGCAAGGCTTGCCGAGGAGGAGCTAGCGTTGAGTCAAT GTAG